One genomic segment of Pyruvatibacter mobilis includes these proteins:
- a CDS encoding AbgT family transporter has translation MTDQPPRRTALTRSLDWVERTGNALPDPVTLFAILIVLVVIASVLAAGAGVSVPHPGTGDVVVAKSLLDSDMIQRLLVEMPKTFTSFAPLGYVLLVMLGVGVAEKTGFLTAALRGLVSNVSPRLLTAALVFAGIMSSLAVDAGYVVLIPLGAALFMGAGRHPVAGLAAGFAGVAGGFSANLVLTPLDPLLAGLTQEAAQLTAPGYVVDITANYYLMIALVPLFVLVGTWVTERLVEPRLPAWRSTITPEATDKADIAGMERRGLQAALMAILAVIGATAALAWAPGYPLRGADGSFLPLMRSLVAIMFIAFLLAGIAYGVAIRVIRSDKDVVRYMSDSMADMGVYIVLAFVAAHFIAMFKWSNLGVISAVVGADGLRSLGIEGSPLLVGLILLAAIINILVGSASAKWAFLAPIFVPMLMLLGLSPEATQAAYRIGDSSTNMITPLLPYFPLILVVGKRYDANFGIGTLVATMLPFAIAFGVSSTLLFVIWMAMGLPLGPGVPSVF, from the coding sequence ATGACCGACCAGCCGCCGCGCCGCACCGCCCTCACCCGCTCGCTCGACTGGGTGGAGCGGACCGGCAATGCCCTGCCGGACCCGGTGACCCTGTTCGCGATCCTCATCGTCCTGGTGGTCATCGCCTCGGTTCTGGCCGCGGGCGCGGGTGTCTCTGTCCCGCATCCGGGCACCGGCGACGTGGTGGTGGCGAAAAGCCTCCTCGACAGTGACATGATCCAGCGCCTGCTGGTGGAGATGCCCAAGACCTTCACCAGCTTCGCGCCGCTGGGCTATGTGCTGCTGGTCATGCTCGGTGTCGGCGTCGCGGAGAAGACAGGCTTCCTCACCGCGGCCCTGCGCGGGCTTGTTTCCAATGTCTCCCCGCGCCTACTCACGGCCGCCCTCGTCTTTGCCGGCATAATGTCATCGCTGGCGGTTGACGCGGGCTATGTGGTGCTGATCCCGCTCGGCGCGGCGTTGTTCATGGGGGCGGGCCGTCACCCGGTGGCGGGGCTTGCCGCCGGGTTTGCCGGCGTCGCAGGCGGCTTCTCCGCCAATCTGGTGCTTACCCCGCTTGACCCGCTGCTGGCAGGCCTGACCCAGGAAGCCGCGCAGCTCACCGCGCCCGGCTATGTGGTGGACATCACCGCCAATTATTACCTGATGATCGCGCTGGTGCCGCTCTTCGTGCTGGTCGGCACATGGGTGACGGAGCGCCTCGTCGAGCCGCGCCTTCCGGCCTGGAGATCCACCATCACGCCGGAGGCAACCGACAAGGCCGACATCGCCGGGATGGAGCGCCGCGGCCTTCAGGCAGCGCTCATGGCCATTCTCGCTGTCATCGGCGCAACAGCGGCGCTGGCCTGGGCCCCCGGCTATCCCCTGCGCGGGGCAGATGGCAGCTTCCTGCCGCTGATGCGCAGCCTCGTCGCCATCATGTTCATTGCCTTCCTGCTGGCAGGCATCGCCTATGGCGTCGCCATCCGCGTCATCCGGTCCGACAAGGATGTGGTGCGATACATGTCGGACTCGATGGCCGATATGGGCGTCTACATCGTGCTGGCCTTCGTCGCCGCCCATTTCATCGCCATGTTCAAATGGTCGAACCTCGGCGTGATCTCCGCCGTGGTGGGGGCAGACGGCCTACGGTCGCTGGGCATCGAGGGCTCGCCGCTTCTCGTCGGCCTCATCCTGCTGGCAGCCATCATCAACATTCTCGTGGGCAGCGCCTCGGCCAAATGGGCGTTCCTCGCCCCTATCTTCGTGCCCATGCTGATGCTGCTCGGCCTGTCGCCAGAGGCCACCCAGGCCGCCTACCGCATCGGCGACAGCTCCACCAACATGATCACGCCGCTGCTGCCCTATTTCCCGCTCATCCTCGTGGTCGGCAAACGGTATGACGCCAATTTCGGTATCGGCACGCTGGTCGCCACCATGCTGCCCTTCGCGATTGCCTTCGGTGTCAGTTCCACCCTGCTCTTCGTCATCTGGATGGCCATGGGGCTGCCGCTCGGCCCCGGTGTCCCCAGCGTCTTCTGA
- a CDS encoding metal ABC transporter permease: MDAVTITTTITAIKKTTTMLDDFFVRAILAALGVAVMAAPLGCFVVWRRMAYFGDTTAHSSLLGIGLGIVLGIDLTIGVAAVTVSVALLLLAMERRVGIGLDALLGILAHSTLALGVIVIALTPGVRVDLTAYLFGDVLAVSVSDLALIFGLAAAVLAVLVSLWRRMVAVTMDEELAAAEGIPAPLYRLALVLLLAVVIAVAMKIVGVLLVTALLIIPAASARGLARSPEQMAVLATVIAATAAVGGLMLSLYVDTPSGPSIVVVAAALFVASLLPVSLRRG; the protein is encoded by the coding sequence ATGGATGCGGTCACGATCACGACCACGATCACAGCCATCAAAAAGACCACCACCATGCTGGATGATTTCTTCGTGCGGGCCATCCTTGCGGCCCTCGGGGTGGCGGTGATGGCAGCACCCCTCGGCTGTTTCGTCGTGTGGCGGCGCATGGCCTATTTCGGCGACACCACAGCGCATTCCTCGCTGCTGGGCATCGGCCTCGGCATCGTGCTGGGCATCGACCTCACCATCGGCGTCGCGGCGGTCACCGTCAGCGTGGCGCTTCTGCTGCTGGCCATGGAGCGGCGTGTCGGCATCGGGCTTGATGCCCTGCTCGGCATCCTTGCCCACTCCACCCTCGCCCTCGGTGTCATCGTCATCGCGCTGACACCCGGCGTGCGGGTGGATCTGACGGCCTATCTGTTCGGCGATGTGCTTGCGGTCTCCGTCAGCGACCTGGCCCTGATCTTCGGTCTCGCAGCCGCTGTGCTGGCGGTCCTCGTCAGCTTGTGGCGCCGCATGGTGGCGGTCACCATGGATGAGGAACTGGCCGCCGCCGAAGGCATCCCCGCCCCGCTCTACAGGCTGGCGCTCGTCCTGCTGCTGGCCGTCGTCATCGCCGTTGCCATGAAGATCGTCGGCGTCCTGCTGGTAACAGCCCTGCTGATCATCCCTGCCGCTTCCGCGCGCGGCCTTGCCCGCTCACCGGAGCAGATGGCCGTGCTGGCAACCGTCATTGCCGCGACCGCTGCTGTCGGCGGGCTCATGCTGTCGCTTTACGTGGATACGCCGTCTGGCCCCTCCATCGTCGTGGTGGCCGCGGCCCTGTTCGTGGCAAGCCTGCTGCCGGTCTCCCTGCGACGGGGGTAG
- a CDS encoding ATP-binding cassette domain-containing protein: MSHLIEASGLAVTIGGRTLLHDISLSVDEGEIVTIIGPNGGGKTTLVRALLGTRAISAGSVQRVQGLTIGYVPQRLELNPMMPVTVARLMTGAARRPRHLIIEALEETGVAHLVDQSVHTLSGGEFRRVLLARALLRDPQLLVLDEPVAGVDHAGELALYELIKTIRDQRGCGVLMVSHDLHVVMAATDKVICLNGHVCCTGQPHEVSQHTEYVRLFGPRASEALAFYEHQHDHEHDLSGEEMPHGCGHDHDHDHSHQKDHHHAG, encoded by the coding sequence ATGAGCCATCTGATCGAAGCAAGCGGCCTCGCCGTCACGATAGGCGGCCGCACCCTGCTGCACGACATCAGCCTGAGCGTCGATGAAGGTGAGATCGTCACCATCATCGGCCCCAATGGCGGCGGCAAGACGACCCTGGTCCGCGCCCTGCTCGGCACGCGCGCAATCTCGGCCGGCAGTGTGCAGCGGGTGCAGGGCCTCACCATCGGCTATGTGCCCCAGCGCCTTGAGCTCAACCCGATGATGCCCGTCACCGTCGCCCGCCTGATGACTGGCGCGGCCCGCAGGCCCCGGCACCTGATCATCGAGGCACTGGAAGAAACGGGCGTCGCCCACCTTGTGGACCAGTCGGTGCATACCCTGTCCGGCGGCGAGTTCAGGCGTGTGCTGCTGGCCCGCGCCCTGTTGCGCGACCCGCAATTGCTGGTGCTGGACGAGCCCGTCGCCGGTGTGGACCACGCAGGCGAGCTGGCGCTCTACGAACTCATCAAGACCATTCGTGATCAGCGGGGCTGCGGCGTCCTGATGGTCAGCCACGATCTGCACGTGGTCATGGCCGCCACCGACAAGGTCATCTGCCTCAACGGCCATGTCTGCTGCACCGGCCAGCCGCATGAAGTCTCTCAGCATACGGAATATGTGCGCCTGTTCGGCCCGCGTGCTTCAGAGGCGCTGGCCTTCTACGAACACCAGCACGACCACGAGCACGATCTGTCCGGCGAAGAGATGCCGCATGGATGCGGTCACGATCACGACCACGATCACAGCCATCAAAAAGACCACCACCATGCTGGATGA
- a CDS encoding Fur family transcriptional regulator — translation MTETSAFPSTTHDHARCRSEALAQAEAMLARKKARLTPDRRAVLEVLLDDHQAQGAYDIMERIDWRGRRPAPTVIYRALDFLVSHGLAHKIESLNAFMACPHAGHEHRPMIMICTNCSQVAEFASTTIDKAVAKAAKDSGFTPRETTVEVTGLCSHCRESATA, via the coding sequence ATGACCGAAACCTCCGCATTTCCCAGCACGACCCATGACCATGCCCGGTGCCGCAGCGAGGCGCTGGCCCAGGCCGAGGCCATGCTTGCTCGCAAGAAGGCGCGCCTGACGCCGGATCGCCGGGCCGTGCTGGAAGTCCTGCTGGATGACCACCAGGCCCAGGGTGCCTACGACATCATGGAGCGGATCGACTGGCGCGGCCGCCGCCCGGCTCCGACGGTGATCTACCGCGCGCTTGATTTTCTGGTGAGCCACGGTCTCGCCCACAAGATCGAGAGCCTCAATGCCTTCATGGCCTGCCCCCATGCGGGCCATGAGCACCGGCCGATGATCATGATCTGCACCAACTGCTCGCAGGTGGCGGAATTCGCCTCCACCACCATCGACAAGGCCGTGGCGAAAGCAGCGAAGGACAGCGGCTTCACCCCGCGTGAAACCACCGTCGAGGTCACCGGCCTGTGCAGCCATTGCCGCGAAAGCGCCACCGCATGA
- a CDS encoding zinc ABC transporter substrate-binding protein, with the protein MRVLVQSLIVSLGLVSASAAVAAPKVTATIPAVHSIVSGVMDGVGTPKLLIPGGASPHTYSLKPSDAQALSEAELVVWVGPQIETFLVEDLDTLAPKAKHLAMTGVDGITLLDIREGGIWDAHAHDHGDGHDHDAHDHEEHDHDHSKHDDHDHEAHAKHEDDHGHDHDHAKHDDHDHESHAKHDDHHGHGDETDGHVWLDPANVVVLGKAVADALSAIDPDNAATYAANQQAQAARLAELDAATATRLEAVADVPFIVFHDAYQYFEARYGLSAVGSVTVSADVAPGAARIREIQERIQDRGAKCVFAEPQFEPRVLTAVLEDSEAKSGVLDPVGADIDPGAGFYPALITKLADDMIACLGEQS; encoded by the coding sequence ATGCGCGTTCTCGTCCAATCCCTGATTGTTTCACTGGGCCTTGTGTCCGCGTCTGCGGCTGTTGCCGCGCCGAAGGTGACGGCGACGATACCTGCCGTCCATTCCATCGTCAGTGGCGTGATGGACGGTGTCGGCACGCCGAAGCTTCTGATTCCGGGCGGCGCGTCTCCCCATACATACAGCCTCAAGCCGTCTGACGCACAGGCATTGTCGGAAGCCGAGCTGGTGGTCTGGGTCGGCCCGCAGATCGAAACCTTTCTTGTCGAGGATCTCGACACGCTGGCACCGAAGGCAAAGCACCTGGCCATGACCGGTGTGGACGGCATCACGCTCCTTGATATCCGCGAAGGCGGCATCTGGGACGCCCATGCTCATGACCACGGTGACGGGCATGATCACGACGCGCATGATCATGAGGAGCACGACCACGACCATTCCAAGCATGACGACCATGATCACGAGGCGCATGCAAAGCATGAGGATGATCATGGTCACGATCATGACCACGCCAAGCATGACGACCACGATCATGAAAGCCATGCAAAGCACGACGATCATCATGGCCATGGCGACGAAACCGACGGGCATGTCTGGCTCGACCCGGCCAATGTGGTGGTCCTCGGCAAGGCCGTGGCCGATGCGCTGAGCGCCATCGACCCGGACAATGCCGCGACCTATGCGGCCAACCAGCAGGCGCAGGCTGCGCGGCTGGCAGAGCTCGACGCGGCAACCGCCACCCGTCTTGAAGCCGTGGCGGACGTCCCCTTCATCGTCTTCCACGACGCCTATCAGTATTTCGAGGCCCGCTACGGCCTGTCCGCCGTCGGCTCGGTCACCGTGTCGGCCGACGTGGCGCCGGGCGCGGCCCGCATCCGCGAGATCCAGGAGCGCATCCAGGACCGGGGCGCCAAATGCGTGTTTGCCGAGCCGCAGTTCGAGCCGCGCGTGCTGACCGCCGTGCTGGAAGACAGCGAGGCGAAATCCGGCGTGCTGGACCCGGTGGGGGCTGACATCGATCCGGGTGCCGGGTTCTATCCGGCGCTGATCACCAAGCTGGCAGACGACATGATCGCCTGCCTCGGCGAGCAGTCCTGA